One Acidobacteriota bacterium genomic window carries:
- a CDS encoding phospholipid carrier-dependent glycosyltransferase → MHRTHVVAFGAVLLVGLWLRAPQISANLPYFYDADETTSFNRLVRMVQTSDYHPYFFFYPSLHLYLRMPALAGGFLWSAREGDISSVHDIVRIDNNVPDGIARTASHPHIVMWVRSVTLFFSLLMIVSTVGITRRLTASPWAGILAGALVACSAPLIRDSEKIGVDTVMAAMCLVTVWLSLRTMEQPTVGRAALAGLAAGLSVSSKYNAMPIVAVPVLACLLSARCTPGMLAATLGLPAVGFFAGTPYGLLYPASLLNGLAEQVSHYGLYARDGTVDPGWPQARRFLLWMLGPALGATATLTGVAGAVLMVCMEKYRRTAIVALAFPVAYGMLMFDQRVYYNRNMLVLIPFFAVAAAWMTEQLVTYFSARSRTPGRSRATITALVILLISQPAVMAIDVWLHAGTAPESRHLVTTWLAETNDSQQETVIAASLQLPSRYRANGISVARTDELTDPRRLFLDGYDRIVVGPDFALRAPSWATDLMQVHRVFAGYREQTYIPLNPEVTVYDLPATLAYAPEVRALVEQDARYEVTDGTVRTRVARLPLDAKAIALIRTRNSTITLDLRSRWPSQSCRLELAIWQSPDLCANLQTNEWRTTTVPVPTRALTDRTSLWIVNRRVHGDPDAPRQEGLRRLGLEVQGLTISPAP, encoded by the coding sequence ATGCACCGTACTCACGTCGTCGCCTTTGGTGCGGTACTCCTCGTCGGTCTCTGGCTACGGGCACCGCAGATCTCCGCGAACTTGCCTTACTTCTACGACGCTGACGAGACAACGTCTTTCAACCGCTTGGTGCGGATGGTTCAGACCAGCGACTACCACCCTTATTTCTTCTTCTATCCGTCGCTGCACCTTTACCTCCGGATGCCGGCGCTGGCGGGCGGCTTTCTGTGGTCGGCGCGGGAGGGCGACATCAGTTCCGTTCACGACATTGTCAGAATCGACAATAACGTGCCCGACGGAATCGCAAGAACGGCATCGCACCCGCACATCGTGATGTGGGTACGGTCCGTCACGTTGTTCTTCAGCCTGCTGATGATTGTTTCGACGGTGGGAATCACACGCAGGCTAACTGCCTCGCCCTGGGCGGGGATTCTGGCGGGGGCGCTCGTAGCATGCTCGGCACCACTGATTCGGGACTCGGAGAAGATCGGTGTCGACACGGTGATGGCGGCAATGTGCCTTGTGACCGTGTGGCTGTCGTTGCGCACCATGGAGCAGCCAACCGTGGGGCGGGCAGCGCTCGCAGGACTCGCGGCAGGTCTTTCCGTATCAAGCAAGTACAACGCCATGCCGATCGTGGCTGTGCCGGTGCTGGCTTGCCTGCTTTCGGCCCGCTGTACGCCCGGCATGTTGGCAGCAACTCTGGGTCTTCCGGCGGTCGGGTTCTTCGCCGGGACCCCGTACGGCTTGCTCTATCCCGCCAGCCTGCTCAACGGCCTTGCGGAGCAGGTTAGCCACTACGGCCTCTACGCAAGAGATGGGACCGTCGACCCTGGCTGGCCGCAAGCGCGGCGATTCCTTCTCTGGATGTTAGGCCCCGCTTTGGGCGCGACTGCGACACTGACCGGTGTCGCCGGGGCAGTACTGATGGTGTGCATGGAGAAATACCGTCGCACGGCAATCGTGGCACTCGCCTTCCCAGTGGCATACGGGATGCTGATGTTCGACCAGCGGGTCTACTACAACCGAAACATGCTCGTACTGATTCCCTTCTTCGCTGTGGCCGCGGCGTGGATGACCGAACAACTGGTGACGTACTTTTCCGCACGGTCGCGGACACCCGGAAGGAGCCGCGCCACCATCACGGCGTTGGTCATTCTCCTGATCAGCCAACCGGCCGTGATGGCCATCGATGTGTGGCTACACGCAGGGACCGCACCGGAGAGCCGACATCTGGTCACCACGTGGCTGGCAGAGACTAACGATTCCCAGCAGGAAACCGTCATCGCCGCAAGCCTGCAGCTACCATCCCGGTATCGAGCTAATGGCATCTCGGTGGCGCGCACCGATGAGTTGACGGACCCGAGACGACTGTTTCTCGATGGCTACGACCGCATCGTTGTCGGGCCAGACTTCGCGCTCCGCGCACCCTCCTGGGCTACGGACCTGATGCAGGTGCATCGGGTCTTTGCAGGCTATCGAGAACAGACCTATATCCCACTCAATCCGGAAGTAACGGTCTACGACCTGCCTGCCACACTCGCGTATGCACCCGAAGTCCGCGCTCTCGTCGAGCAGGACGCGCGCTACGAGGTAACCGACGGTACGGTACGGACGCGCGTCGCACGGCTCCCACTCGACGCAAAGGCTATCGCTCTGATCCGCACGCGAAACTCGACCATCACGCTGGACCTCCGGTCGCGTTGGCCGTCCCAATCCTGCCGTCTCGAGCTCGCCATTTGGCAATCGCCCGATCTTTGCGCGAACCTCCAGACCAACGAATGGAGAACGACGACAGTGCCGGTTCCTACGCGCGCTCTGACCGATCGAACATCGCTATGGATCGTCAACCGTCGTGTCCACGGGGATCCCGATGCGCCGAGGCAGGAGGGGCTCCGGCGACTTGGACTGGAGGTGCAGGGACTTACCATCTCGCCGGCGCCGTAG